Within Lolium rigidum isolate FL_2022 chromosome 5, APGP_CSIRO_Lrig_0.1, whole genome shotgun sequence, the genomic segment ACGCGCGAAACAGACAAACGGATAAGCTTTGCTTTTGCTGTTTTCGAGGAACCAGCAAGCTGACTCGGTCGGGTGCACAGCCGAAATTCCTCCCCAGTTTCCCGACGGACGAGCTCGATCGGATTCTCATTCTTTCAAGGTCCACGCTGCCTGCCAATCGAGGAAGCTTCTCCGACGCCTTCCGCGCCCCACATTACGCGTCCGTTGCGACGTAGACTATTCGAGCGCTAATTAGATGCTATACTATGCCGACTTGTACGGTACGAAGACGTCCGTACGACACTACGTCGATGTAATTTGAGATAATTAGAAAGCTTTAAGTTGCGTGCTGTTTCTAGCTATTGGCCGATGTGCCGCCATGACATTTCTGGTAAATTCGCTCACGGATGATCTTTCTTGTCAATTTGTTGAAGCAGGTGGTCTTATTTGGCAAAATTTCCATTAAGCCCTTACTTAAAACCCTCATGATTTGACCACCGCTGACTCGCTGAGCCCTCACCAGGTCACCATCGTGTCATCATTGTTAAAAGTACGTACAAGTGCTACATGTTACATGCAAACGACCGTGGAGGAGAAGCCTTCAAAGCGGAGGAGGCGAATCAATCGGAGGAAAGGTAGGTCCGAGCGAGCCGGGTTTTCCCGCGCGAAGCTTCGTGGAAGCTTCACTTCCTTCCTTAATTCTCTCCTGCCGTCCACCATGGCTCCTATAATTCTCTCCGGCCTGCCGTCTAGTTCCCTTCCACCTCCATCACCGCCTTCGTTTCTCCCAACGCGCGCGCTCCCGGTCCGTTCTTTGCCGGAGACCATGAAACTCACCAGTTTCTTCGGTGCCTCCCCTTCttccaagaagggcaagaagacggGGAAGAGCGCCAAGAGCTGCTCCTTCGGCTCCACCGCGTCGTCGTTGTCCACGTCCGATGAGTCCGCCGCCACGCCCAGGACCGTCCTGCCTCCCTCGTCGTCTCCGTCCGGATCGGGCTCCGGTTCCGGCACGACGAAGAAACCGGCGGTGACGCTCGCCGTGACGCGGCAGGAGCTGGAGGTGGCGCTCCGGAGCGTCGTGTCCACGGAGGAGGAGCTGGCCGCGATGCTCGCCGACGCGGAGACGACCGCCCTCGCGCTGGAGGGGATCGCGGCGGCCGAGGCCGCGGACGAGGTCGAGCTGAGGGACATCTTCGCGGTGTTCGACGCCGACGGGGACGGGAGGATCTCCGCCGAGGAGCTCCGCGCCGTGCTCGCCTCGCTCGGCGACGACCGGTGCTCCGTCGAGGACTGTCGCCGCATGATCGGCGGCGTCGACACCGACGGCGATGGCTTCGTCTGCTTCGGCGAGTTCACGCGCATGATGATGCATCTGCCGTGAATCGATGGTGCTATGTGTGCCGATCTATGCAATACTGGTATCAACGTGTCGCTGCTCGTTTTCTGTTTATTGCTAGAATTTAGGAGTGATTCAAGTTTTGTTCGTGATTTAACATGTGACTGTACTGTACGGATGGTGATGAACTCGCGATCCATCTATTGCTCGACATGGCCAATCGAGCGCGTGAAAGGAAAAGAAATCTCTGTTGTACCGAAAATTTCTGAAAATGTCAGCATTTTGTGGTCCTCCGTCTATTAATAGATGTCAAAAGGttcgtctaaatttggatgtatctcaaACTTTTAATATGAAAAAATGGACAGATGTAGTACTATATATGGTCGTGTTGATATGTAGATTTTCATCATGATATGTTGTAACATCCCAGGATTTCAGACAGTTgcggggtagatttagaaaaGGGTTGTGCATTTCACCATAAAATCTGGAAAAATTCCGCGTTTAATTGCATAAAACACCTAATGGGgatcaagtttctctctcgacaccatctagggtttagggtttcgagagtgcgataaactttgaCATGACCTTTTTTGATTTAGGGTTTTGAAAAGAAGTTGATCATCATTTGATTTTGATTTGAATCTTGAGTAATTAAATGaggttgaattcaaattcaaactcaaacaatTCAAATGGAATAATGCATTATATAAGGAGGAGTCATTTTGGCTCCTAGGAGCATTTGCACCCATTatgcaaaataattaaaaaataattttaaaaatgttaaaaaaattctaACATAAAATTTGTGGTGTACATTGTGACatgttatgttcgtacacaagttttcgtaaaaaaataatattttatgtggcatgtacaaaaaagacaaaaaactgCCATATACGTACTCGTGttgtagcatcaaaatttgtcatttttacagGAGACACataaaaaaataaatttttttgAAAACCTGTGTACGAACAtataatgtctagatgtacatgcaaaattttatttcggaatttttttgacacttcaaaatgtaaTTTCACATAGTGGgttcatatgctcctatgagccaaagtgaatttcCCATTATATAATTCAAACAATAATTATATAACAATGTAATTAAAAATAGAAGACAATGGAAATAAATTAATACAAGCTCAATatagagaaacttgagctttattgataatcatacacacatacattgtccttacataattcatttatattacAACAATGTGAAATTGAATCTAAtaagaaaaagaagattacaagCAACTATACTAAAACCCTAGCTACtattcatcttcacttgatcatgtTGATCATctggatcatcttgatcttccttaacccgcacacaaacaaaaatagaagcaaTGCATTGAACCAAGTGGCCATGCCACTTGGCTGTTAGAAATAATGACCAAGAGTAGATATGCAtcaatcagccgagctgatctagATTGGGAGCAAGTCCCAACAGAAGCTAGCACATAGCTCACAAGGCTTTATGCATGCTCAACAACACACAACCACTAGGGCTAGTCACCACAACACAAAAACCTTGTTGTCGACCAAGCAAATCACTGCCCAGCCATATAAAAGGACGAGTTCCAGGAAAACAACTGATCCGTCGACCAGTTCATACACTATAGCCTAGATGTTCATCCACAAGAACAAACCACAACAAAACCAGTAAGATGAGAAGCTAgaaatcattgcaagcatcatctaGCCAGGAAGAGAAGGGTAGGATCATCAGAAACAACACAAactgaagcaaaacctctacatcaacaacatatctaggagctggagtgaggtataccaaaaaTCATGAACAAACAAATGGTTTTATTCATACTTGCACCACCATGCCCCAACACAAAGTTTCATAGGGTATATGAACCCTGTTTAATCATCATATGGTCCTAGACCATGTGATGCTGGTAAAGATGGACAAGGCAGAGATACAAATCCAATACAGAAACCATGGACATGCCAAGATGAGCCAAGCCAGTGGCATAGCCAAGTAAATCTAGTATGAATTCAATCCACTGAAAGCCTACCCAAAACCACCTAGCATCACTAGCCTAGTAAAACAATCAGAAAGTATAGACATTAAATGTTTGTAttgttttcaacatcaaaagctactggaaatcAAAGGATTGATATCAGTAAGCATAAGCCCTTGCACAGTAAGCCACACGACAGGTAGGAGCAACGAAACATAATAGTGAGTCGTTGCTAGGGTCACATCAGCCACCAGATCATCCAAACCAACAAGCTATACACATTTATCATTACTCAAATGAGttcaaacaaagctggggtaccaacaATAGTTGGCTTCCATCCAAACTTATGAATATAACAAGGAATTCATCACTGCATAAGTAGTTCATTCCAGATATCTAACAGTAATGAAGCAAAGCTTCTCAGATAATTAAATCAATCAAACAGTAAGCATACATGGATGCTACACAAGCATCAGGAATATCACCATAGCCATTCAGCAAGCTTTTACAAGCATAAGCAATCACCAGTACATGGTGAGAAGCCTCACAGACCAAGCAGTAGCATAGGACAACAAGTAAAAGCATACATATTGAGTCAGTAAGTAAAACAACTAGCATATGATGATCACTGGATCATCTAGAGCCTGCACACACAAGCAAGAGCAT encodes:
- the LOC124654556 gene encoding probable calcium-binding protein CML36 codes for the protein MAPIILSGLPSSSLPPPSPPSFLPTRALPVRSLPETMKLTSFFGASPSSKKGKKTGKSAKSCSFGSTASSLSTSDESAATPRTVLPPSSSPSGSGSGSGTTKKPAVTLAVTRQELEVALRSVVSTEEELAAMLADAETTALALEGIAAAEAADEVELRDIFAVFDADGDGRISAEELRAVLASLGDDRCSVEDCRRMIGGVDTDGDGFVCFGEFTRMMMHLP